A genomic window from Pannonibacter sp. XCT-53 includes:
- a CDS encoding NHLP leader peptide family natural product precursor has product MTDFLQTLATARAHIEATLLERAGTDAGLRALLQANPHAALRELFGSDPIPSVKISVVEEAAGEVILVLPRPITGEELPDELPDDLLDYAAGGAFKGCKGDGWTVQKVDLPGVS; this is encoded by the coding sequence ATGACGGATTTCCTCCAGACGCTGGCGACAGCCCGTGCCCATATCGAGGCAACGCTTCTGGAACGGGCCGGCACCGATGCCGGCTTGCGCGCCCTGCTGCAAGCCAACCCGCACGCGGCCTTGCGCGAGCTCTTCGGCTCGGATCCGATCCCGTCGGTGAAGATCAGCGTCGTCGAGGAAGCTGCCGGCGAGGTGATCCTGGTGCTGCCGCGCCCGATCACCGGCGAGGAGCTGCCGGACGAGCTGCCGGACGACCTGCTCGACTATGCCGCCGGCGGTGCCTTCAAGGGCTGCAAGGGGGACGGCTGGACGGTGCAGAAGGTGGACCTGCCGGGCGTGAGCTGA
- a CDS encoding chemotaxis protein CheW, which translates to MEHIDYLLATLGSTRLALPLDLVLSVNEPAPVTPLPFCPRHVRGLVFVQDRVLPLMDLAGVLGLPPSPAGTAAGSLVILANGDDVRALEVDHVVAMVAVETDAIHPLAEAEADAGGIVPSPFLPRRLSARGADWLVLDWVRLAAETRMDAEGLVEDGALIPADPVGLPETIGEDEIAAASERFAHLLIDLGPDRYALPTAIIADVLEPSGLRAMPGAPAYVAGLMEHADTPLLVIDTGGLLGARPSAFTGPEPDSVILRISDPSARRSFALLADRAPGLLSLTAEEIFTADDAVAGISRYAVVDERIIAILDPLALVAGHLAEIERLTPHRTPGETGAAAAAASGQPPRDASAAALRPGFRFLTLRVADDFFAIDLDRVDSILSTVRLTPLPGDGNGFDGMADAGDRVVPVLDLRRRLGVLTGALPGALTGALTGARPERQPDDAPPCVLLQLEGSTAGLAVDQVLRIEDVAAEDIDEVADRHGLPVHAVARVRDRLMAVLTLDRLLPRLVH; encoded by the coding sequence GTGGAGCACATCGACTATCTCCTCGCGACCCTTGGCAGCACCCGGCTGGCGCTGCCGCTGGACCTGGTCCTGTCGGTCAACGAGCCGGCGCCCGTGACGCCCCTGCCCTTCTGCCCCCGCCATGTCCGCGGGCTGGTCTTCGTGCAGGACCGGGTGCTGCCGCTGATGGATCTGGCCGGCGTTCTCGGCCTGCCGCCGTCGCCGGCCGGGACCGCCGCCGGGTCGCTGGTCATCCTCGCCAATGGCGACGATGTCCGCGCCCTCGAGGTCGACCACGTCGTCGCCATGGTGGCGGTCGAGACGGACGCGATCCATCCGCTTGCCGAGGCGGAAGCCGACGCGGGCGGGATCGTGCCCTCGCCCTTCCTGCCCCGGCGCCTGTCGGCGCGCGGTGCGGACTGGCTGGTGCTCGACTGGGTCCGTCTCGCGGCCGAGACGCGCATGGATGCGGAGGGCCTCGTCGAGGACGGAGCCCTGATCCCGGCCGATCCGGTGGGCCTGCCGGAAACCATCGGCGAGGACGAGATCGCCGCCGCAAGCGAACGCTTCGCCCACCTGCTCATCGACCTCGGACCGGACCGCTACGCCCTGCCCACTGCAATCATCGCGGACGTGCTGGAGCCGTCCGGGTTGCGGGCCATGCCGGGCGCACCGGCCTATGTCGCCGGCCTGATGGAGCATGCCGACACGCCGCTCCTGGTGATCGACACCGGCGGCCTCCTCGGAGCGCGTCCGTCCGCCTTCACCGGTCCGGAGCCCGACAGCGTGATCCTGCGCATTTCTGACCCGTCTGCCCGACGCAGCTTCGCGCTGCTGGCCGACCGTGCCCCGGGGCTCTTGTCCCTGACCGCCGAGGAGATCTTCACCGCCGACGATGCCGTCGCCGGGATCAGCCGCTACGCCGTCGTCGACGAGCGCATCATTGCCATCCTGGATCCCCTCGCCCTTGTTGCGGGCCATCTAGCCGAGATCGAGCGGCTGACACCGCACCGCACACCGGGCGAGACAGGCGCTGCGGCGGCCGCAGCCTCCGGGCAGCCTCCCCGGGACGCCAGCGCGGCCGCCCTGCGGCCAGGCTTCCGTTTCCTCACCCTGCGCGTGGCGGACGACTTCTTCGCCATCGACCTCGACCGGGTGGACAGCATCCTCTCCACGGTCCGCCTGACCCCCCTGCCTGGCGATGGCAACGGCTTCGACGGCATGGCGGACGCGGGTGACCGGGTGGTGCCGGTCCTCGACCTGCGCCGCCGCCTTGGTGTCCTGACCGGAGCCCTGCCCGGAGCCCTGACCGGTGCCCTGACCGGTGCCCGGCCGGAGCGGCAGCCGGACGATGCGCCGCCCTGCGTGCTGCTGCAGCTCGAGGGCTCGACCGCCGGCCTCGCGGTGGATCAGGTCCTGCGGATCGAGGATGTTGCGGCCGAGGACATCGACGAGGTCGCCGACCGGCATGGTCTGCCCGTGCATGCGGTGGCCCGGGTCAGGGACAGGCTGATGGCGGTCCTGACACTCGACCGGCTGCTGCCGCGACTGGTCCACTGA
- a CDS encoding response regulator yields MTGRPSSGEAPMRRRILIVDDSFIIRRLVTEIIESDPMLEVAGEAENGKIALQQVRKLNPDLVLLDIEMPEMSGLETLRRLSLRSPCPVIILSSLVGSDESAERLEALRLGAAAIIAKPSGAVSLDLKQKRASEIVTAARRVLGLPPVLAADAPATAPDLRADDEATPPALAADLQGLLDALSGGVLLFGPEGRLAAANPAARAILRMDTLPVGLPLAAFFSDYNEDLAEDLRAVLDGGSPLDGFDCEFATPGGDWVPLRLSARCVAAAAGPTLVVSFQDIGREKELESVLARTQSNPVARILVEHGPEALDGALMPATVLFSDIRNFTSLSEALGARGTVRLLNDYFSFMADVLRDQGGIIDKYIGDAIMALFGVPAPLGNDTDRAVEAARVMMRALALVNDRRRDGLPEPLRIGIGLATGEVLAGNIGSPERMNYTVIGDAANLASRLEAITKSYGVSILACGETVARLSRPVPMRLVDVVRVKGQDRPTEIHEIFVEAPDAAGCDWLDAHASGFSAYRIGAFAMAEAAFARALDLTPGDQASRLLMERCRLLARDSATLTAPWDGIWTLTEK; encoded by the coding sequence ATGACAGGCCGGCCCAGCTCCGGTGAGGCGCCGATGCGCCGCCGGATCCTCATCGTCGACGACAGTTTCATCATCCGCCGGCTGGTCACCGAGATCATCGAGAGCGACCCGATGCTGGAGGTGGCTGGCGAGGCCGAGAACGGCAAGATCGCGCTGCAGCAGGTGCGCAAGCTGAACCCGGATCTGGTGCTGCTCGACATCGAGATGCCGGAGATGTCGGGGCTGGAAACGCTTCGCCGTCTCAGCCTGCGCTCCCCCTGCCCGGTCATCATCCTCTCCTCGCTGGTGGGAAGTGACGAATCCGCCGAACGGCTCGAGGCCCTGCGGCTCGGGGCAGCGGCCATCATCGCCAAGCCCTCCGGCGCCGTCAGCCTCGACCTGAAGCAGAAGCGCGCCTCCGAGATCGTGACCGCCGCGCGGCGCGTTCTCGGCCTGCCACCGGTTCTCGCCGCCGACGCTCCGGCCACGGCGCCGGACCTCCGCGCCGATGACGAGGCCACGCCGCCCGCTCTGGCAGCGGACCTGCAGGGGCTTCTCGATGCGCTCTCCGGCGGCGTGCTGCTGTTCGGGCCCGAAGGGCGTCTTGCGGCCGCCAATCCGGCCGCCCGGGCGATCCTGCGCATGGACACGCTTCCCGTCGGACTGCCGCTTGCCGCCTTCTTTTCCGACTACAACGAGGATCTTGCCGAGGATCTCCGCGCCGTGCTCGACGGCGGCAGTCCGCTTGACGGCTTCGACTGCGAGTTCGCCACGCCGGGCGGCGACTGGGTCCCGTTGCGCCTCAGCGCGCGGTGCGTGGCCGCAGCCGCCGGCCCGACCCTCGTCGTCTCCTTCCAGGACATCGGCCGGGAAAAGGAACTGGAAAGCGTGCTCGCCCGCACCCAGTCCAACCCGGTTGCCCGCATCCTGGTCGAGCATGGGCCGGAGGCGCTTGACGGCGCGCTCATGCCGGCAACGGTGCTCTTCTCCGACATCCGCAACTTCACCTCCCTGTCCGAGGCACTCGGCGCCCGCGGCACGGTGCGGCTGCTCAACGACTATTTCTCCTTCATGGCCGACGTCCTGCGCGACCAGGGCGGCATCATCGACAAGTACATCGGTGACGCGATCATGGCCCTGTTCGGCGTGCCTGCCCCCCTCGGCAACGACACCGACCGCGCCGTCGAGGCGGCGCGGGTGATGATGCGCGCGCTGGCCCTCGTCAACGACCGGCGGCGCGACGGCCTGCCCGAACCCCTGCGCATCGGCATCGGGCTGGCGACGGGCGAGGTGCTTGCCGGCAACATCGGCTCCCCCGAGCGGATGAACTACACCGTCATCGGCGATGCCGCGAACCTCGCTTCCCGGCTCGAGGCGATCACCAAGAGCTACGGCGTCTCGATCCTGGCCTGCGGCGAGACGGTTGCCCGGCTCTCCCGCCCGGTGCCGATGCGCCTCGTCGATGTGGTCCGGGTCAAGGGACAGGACCGGCCGACCGAGATCCACGAGATCTTCGTCGAGGCCCCGGACGCCGCCGGCTGCGACTGGCTCGACGCCCATGCCAGCGGCTTCAGCGCCTATCGCATCGGGGCCTTTGCCATGGCCGAGGCCGCCTTCGCCCGCGCCCTCGACCTCACGCCCGGCGACCAGGCCAGCCGTCTCCTCATGGAACGCTGCCGCCTGCTGGCCCGCGACAGCGCGACCCTCACCGCCCCCTGGGACGGCATCTGGACCCTGACGGAGAAGTAA
- a CDS encoding chemotaxis protein CheA encodes MPGSDFAGDLLAECAEHLDAIEPVLVGAETGTLSRAEIDVLFRAFHSLKGLARVAGLAALEGLTHQAETCLYPVRTGTAELQASAIEALLRLVDAIRLALAGGDLAGFVAPDGLSDTLDRLARASDAHSRPAAAPAPAPTRDALGLEPDMSRAFAELLAELLDDSAAAVARGDSDALREAATVLAHGSARIGLGGLERCARMLAQAEPQDAPAILSGILAQAKTIEALSGVETGWAEASMALGLPVEPPAAGELATAPRLPDLLAARLAHWKVAPHHLPRQSTPALERLADDPATRLVEAVIPLPEAEGLAELVAALPGLIAGRSITTPAGPGLALLVAVSTADMPEGLEAAGSQTALPGLSATGLAPLSLTWLDGLTPPAHFAEQAAAPRLAAVEETQVRVPVEVLDRLFGRIGSFFTLGSRLNVLASEGRSGEALRRLYDHASARAPELLPEVEALLADRRDFLTLEAEVSHFISLIHESTLGLRVIPFENIIARFPRMVREAARELGKSVRFEQTAGAIKIDKGMADMLVDPLMHMIRNAIDHGIETPEARVRAGKAATARLTLTAEQHGNRLVLTVSDDGRGIDIARVGEKAVAQRLASVDDLARMSEAEIARFIFTPGFSTRSEASTVSGRGVGMDVVLVNVTRLGGRIEIDTEAGRGTTFRMDMPLSAAIRPMLLADTGRQTIGFPETMVAETAVFPAGAVQSVNGQPSLLLRGRFLPLFDICELMRLPAPDDPGEGELSVVICSWKGRRVGFRTRRILRRAELLIRETHLRVAELPGVGGISILGADRIVLVLDPDKLFDLAARAANKGLRSASEARR; translated from the coding sequence ATGCCGGGCTCTGACTTCGCAGGCGACCTGCTCGCCGAATGTGCCGAGCATCTCGACGCGATCGAACCGGTTCTGGTCGGCGCCGAGACCGGCACGCTGTCGCGCGCCGAGATCGACGTCCTGTTCCGCGCGTTCCATTCGCTCAAGGGCCTCGCCCGCGTGGCGGGTCTTGCCGCCCTGGAAGGGCTGACGCACCAGGCCGAGACCTGTCTCTATCCGGTGCGCACCGGCACCGCCGAGCTTCAGGCAAGCGCCATCGAGGCGCTGCTGCGGCTGGTGGATGCGATCCGCCTCGCCCTTGCCGGCGGCGACCTTGCCGGCTTCGTCGCACCGGACGGCCTGTCGGACACGCTCGACCGGCTCGCCCGGGCAAGCGATGCGCACAGCCGCCCCGCCGCAGCTCCGGCTCCCGCACCGACACGCGACGCCCTTGGCCTCGAACCGGACATGAGCCGGGCCTTCGCCGAACTCCTGGCCGAGCTGCTCGACGACAGCGCGGCCGCAGTCGCCCGGGGCGACAGCGACGCCCTCAGGGAGGCGGCGACCGTCCTCGCCCACGGCTCGGCCCGCATCGGCCTCGGCGGTCTGGAGCGCTGTGCCCGGATGCTGGCGCAGGCGGAGCCGCAGGACGCCCCGGCGATCCTCTCCGGCATCCTCGCCCAGGCCAAGACGATCGAGGCGCTGAGCGGGGTGGAGACCGGCTGGGCCGAGGCCAGCATGGCCCTTGGACTGCCTGTCGAGCCGCCGGCCGCCGGGGAGCTGGCCACCGCTCCGCGTCTGCCGGACCTGCTGGCCGCCCGCCTCGCGCACTGGAAGGTGGCGCCGCATCATCTGCCGCGCCAGAGCACTCCCGCGCTTGAGCGCCTCGCCGACGACCCGGCGACCCGGCTGGTGGAAGCCGTGATCCCCCTGCCCGAGGCGGAGGGGCTCGCGGAACTGGTCGCCGCGCTGCCGGGCCTGATCGCCGGGCGCAGCATCACGACGCCGGCCGGCCCGGGCCTTGCGCTGCTGGTCGCCGTCAGCACCGCCGACATGCCGGAGGGACTGGAGGCCGCCGGCAGCCAGACCGCGCTGCCGGGACTGTCGGCAACCGGACTTGCGCCCCTGTCGCTGACCTGGCTCGATGGCCTGACACCGCCGGCCCATTTCGCCGAACAGGCCGCCGCCCCGCGGCTTGCCGCCGTGGAGGAAACCCAGGTCCGCGTGCCGGTCGAGGTGCTCGACCGGCTGTTCGGCCGCATCGGGTCGTTCTTTACCCTCGGCAGCCGCCTCAATGTTCTGGCGAGCGAGGGCCGCAGCGGCGAGGCGCTGCGCCGTCTCTACGACCACGCCTCGGCCCGCGCGCCCGAACTGCTGCCGGAGGTCGAGGCCCTGCTGGCGGACCGGCGCGACTTCCTGACCCTGGAAGCCGAGGTCAGCCATTTCATCAGCCTGATCCACGAAAGCACCCTTGGCCTCAGGGTCATCCCCTTCGAGAACATCATCGCCCGCTTTCCGCGCATGGTGCGCGAGGCCGCGCGCGAGCTTGGCAAGTCCGTCCGCTTCGAGCAGACCGCCGGCGCGATCAAGATCGACAAGGGCATGGCCGACATGCTGGTCGACCCGCTGATGCACATGATCCGCAACGCCATCGACCACGGCATCGAGACACCCGAGGCCCGGGTGCGCGCCGGCAAGGCCGCCACCGCCCGCCTCACCCTGACGGCCGAACAGCATGGCAACCGCCTCGTCCTGACGGTCAGCGACGACGGGCGCGGCATCGACATTGCCCGCGTCGGCGAGAAGGCCGTGGCCCAGCGCCTCGCCAGCGTCGATGACCTGGCCCGCATGAGCGAGGCCGAGATCGCCCGCTTCATCTTCACGCCGGGCTTCTCGACGCGCAGCGAAGCCAGCACCGTCTCCGGCCGCGGGGTCGGCATGGATGTCGTCCTGGTCAATGTCACGCGCCTCGGTGGCCGCATCGAGATCGACACCGAGGCCGGACGCGGCACCACCTTCCGGATGGACATGCCGCTGTCGGCGGCGATCCGCCCGATGCTGCTGGCCGACACGGGCCGCCAGACCATCGGGTTCCCCGAAACGATGGTCGCGGAAACGGCGGTGTTCCCGGCCGGGGCCGTGCAGTCGGTCAACGGCCAGCCCTCGCTGCTGCTGCGCGGGCGCTTCCTGCCGCTGTTCGACATCTGCGAGCTGATGCGCCTGCCTGCCCCGGACGATCCCGGCGAGGGCGAGCTGTCGGTCGTCATCTGCTCGTGGAAGGGCCGCCGCGTCGGGTTCCGGACCCGGCGGATCCTGCGCCGGGCCGAACTGCTCATCCGCGAGACGCATCTGCGGGTGGCCGAGCTGCCCGGGGTTGGCGGCATCTCCATCCTCGGCGCCGACCGGATCGTGCTCGTGCTCGATCCCGACAAGCTGTTCGACCTGGCGGCCCGGGCCGCCAACAAGGGCCTGCGCAGCGCCTCCGAGGCCCGCCGATGA
- a CDS encoding helix-turn-helix domain-containing protein: MGQTTSDGSGTARGTGNGGTGSSGTGSGTGSGGGTWHVTLVSDDPGLAVSLSALLARAPEARLSVVATADALAGLRRLPADVVLLDADSLPDVARLAGVAVLIQPAPVAVTGLSVIPGSQGHDLCRSRGASLIHAKTGGTADPLLAGPAGDALLSGLGALAAGQATGRPVAPAGEDADAGL, translated from the coding sequence ATGGGGCAGACGACGTCAGATGGCAGCGGCACCGCACGCGGCACGGGCAACGGCGGCACGGGCAGCAGCGGCACGGGCAGCGGCACGGGCAGCGGCGGGGGCACGTGGCACGTGACCCTGGTCAGCGATGACCCGGGACTGGCCGTGAGCCTGAGCGCGCTGCTGGCGCGGGCGCCGGAGGCCCGCCTGTCCGTGGTGGCCACCGCCGACGCGCTGGCCGGGCTGCGCCGCCTGCCGGCGGATGTGGTGCTCCTCGATGCCGACAGCCTGCCCGACGTGGCCCGGCTGGCCGGTGTCGCCGTACTGATCCAGCCGGCCCCGGTCGCGGTCACCGGCCTGTCGGTCATCCCCGGCAGCCAGGGGCACGACCTCTGCCGCAGCCGTGGCGCGAGCCTGATCCACGCCAAGACCGGCGGCACGGCCGATCCGCTTCTGGCTGGTCCGGCCGGCGACGCGCTGCTGTCCGGCCTTGGCGCCCTCGCGGCCGGCCAGGCCACGGGCCGTCCCGTCGCACCTGCAGGGGAGGACGCCGATGCCGGGCTCTGA
- a CDS encoding methyl-accepting chemotaxis protein, with the protein MKNVTLSTRIYGLAAILLVLLALLSAVGYSSVRDLAKLSSDMDRFYRAVGQMFLADRDFTGFRLRSNAVFTYARTGDFERTEAQSRQIDEALTQTASLLAGRDEERLVAEIREGLTSYRQRARTLMQQRLEIAEAGATLSGQIKALRADPAASPELLRALDAVALAAGTLSAATQQAGSAALAAAPAASSPAERLARQAAVELEATQAAFVQAAGLSGSESVNTEERAILDKIAAFRQTMQGEITSLSTTVASRTAEVQQLLALLAGGGILAGLVIAVLIARSIIRPLTQMTHAMTRLSEGDGNVVIPGLGSTNEIGRMAGAVNVFKENADKIAAMLKAEETTREIGGVISRAAAGDLTVRVSMDGKAGFLRDIGEQVNRLLDVSHASFRDFGDKARSTALSVGEASMAVSQVADGARVQNASLSQVATAVKEAMLAIREVSDNTRLASEKADNATALVERGLASVEAMGALVDRIAQNSRKVNQITQVIAQIANRTHILSLNAAIEAARAGEHGKGFVVVAQEVGKLAESAGQNANQIAEIVEQASEDSLAGKQAADTVRAAIEGISGEARQTTQMIHASVAAIEQQRASITQIDGTVSDLKSIANSNSAAAEEITATMVQLARLADETRQRIDAFKMA; encoded by the coding sequence TTGAAGAACGTCACCCTGTCGACCCGCATCTACGGCCTCGCGGCCATCCTGCTCGTCCTGCTCGCGCTGCTCTCCGCCGTCGGCTATTCCTCGGTCAGGGATCTGGCGAAACTGTCCTCGGACATGGACCGCTTCTATCGCGCGGTCGGGCAGATGTTCCTGGCCGACCGGGACTTCACCGGTTTCCGCCTGCGCAGCAACGCCGTCTTCACCTACGCCCGGACGGGTGACTTCGAACGGACCGAAGCCCAGTCACGCCAGATCGACGAGGCCCTGACGCAGACCGCCAGCCTGCTGGCCGGCCGCGACGAGGAGCGCCTTGTGGCGGAAATCCGCGAGGGCCTGACGAGCTACCGTCAGCGCGCCCGCACCCTGATGCAGCAGCGTCTGGAGATCGCCGAGGCCGGTGCGACCCTGTCCGGCCAGATCAAGGCGCTGCGCGCCGATCCGGCGGCAAGCCCGGAGCTGCTGCGGGCTCTTGATGCGGTCGCCCTCGCCGCCGGCACCCTGTCGGCCGCCACGCAGCAGGCCGGCTCCGCGGCCCTCGCCGCAGCCCCGGCTGCCAGCTCTCCGGCCGAACGGCTCGCCCGCCAGGCTGCGGTCGAGCTTGAGGCCACGCAGGCTGCCTTCGTGCAGGCAGCCGGCCTGAGTGGCTCGGAGTCCGTCAACACGGAAGAACGTGCGATCCTCGACAAGATCGCCGCCTTCCGCCAGACCATGCAGGGCGAGATCACCAGCCTCAGCACCACCGTGGCCAGCCGGACGGCCGAGGTGCAGCAGCTTCTGGCCCTGCTGGCCGGCGGCGGAATTCTGGCCGGCCTCGTGATCGCCGTGCTGATCGCCCGCTCGATCATCCGCCCGCTGACCCAGATGACCCATGCCATGACACGCCTGTCCGAGGGCGATGGCAATGTCGTCATCCCGGGCCTCGGCAGCACCAACGAGATCGGCCGCATGGCCGGCGCCGTCAATGTCTTCAAGGAGAATGCCGACAAGATCGCCGCCATGCTCAAGGCCGAGGAGACCACGCGGGAGATCGGGGGCGTGATTTCGCGCGCGGCGGCCGGCGACCTGACCGTGCGCGTGTCGATGGACGGCAAGGCCGGCTTCCTGCGCGACATCGGCGAGCAGGTGAACCGCCTGCTGGACGTCTCTCACGCCTCGTTCCGCGACTTCGGCGACAAGGCGCGCAGCACCGCCCTCTCCGTGGGCGAGGCGAGCATGGCCGTGTCGCAGGTGGCCGACGGTGCCCGCGTGCAGAACGCGTCGCTGTCCCAGGTCGCCACCGCCGTCAAGGAGGCCATGCTGGCCATCCGCGAGGTCTCCGACAACACCCGGCTCGCCAGCGAGAAGGCCGACAACGCCACCGCCCTCGTCGAGCGCGGTCTCGCCTCGGTCGAGGCCATGGGGGCCCTTGTCGACCGGATCGCGCAGAACAGCCGCAAGGTGAACCAGATCACCCAGGTCATCGCCCAGATCGCCAACCGCACCCACATCCTGTCGCTCAACGCCGCGATCGAGGCGGCCCGCGCCGGCGAGCATGGCAAGGGCTTCGTCGTCGTCGCCCAGGAAGTCGGCAAGCTGGCCGAAAGCGCCGGACAGAATGCCAACCAGATCGCCGAGATCGTGGAGCAGGCGAGCGAGGACAGCCTCGCCGGCAAGCAGGCCGCCGACACCGTCCGCGCCGCCATCGAGGGCATTTCCGGCGAGGCCCGCCAGACCACCCAGATGATCCACGCGTCGGTCGCCGCCATCGAGCAGCAGCGCGCGTCCATCACCCAGATCGACGGCACGGTCAGCGACCTGAAATCGATCGCCAACTCCAATTCGGCCGCCGCCGAGGAGATCACGGCGACGATGGTCCAGCTGGCGCGTCTGGCCGACGAGACCCGCCAGCGCATCGACGCCTTCAAGATGGCCTGA
- a CDS encoding DUF3307 domain-containing protein — MQIPDQIDTGWLGLVVLAFLAKHFIADFLFQTHWMAMGKEGRDHWILPLAAHAGIHAALTALLASAIAPSCLWLAAVDFVVHFAIDRSKAALVRVTGATPQRAGFWWLLGLDQTLHHLTHFAFILVMAGASTA; from the coding sequence TTGCAGATCCCTGATCAGATTGACACCGGCTGGCTCGGCCTGGTGGTCCTTGCCTTTCTCGCCAAGCATTTCATTGCCGATTTCCTGTTCCAGACCCACTGGATGGCCATGGGCAAGGAAGGCCGCGACCACTGGATCCTGCCGCTGGCGGCCCATGCGGGGATCCATGCAGCGCTGACCGCGCTGCTGGCCTCGGCGATCGCCCCCTCCTGCCTGTGGCTGGCAGCGGTCGACTTCGTGGTTCATTTTGCCATCGACCGGAGCAAGGCGGCCCTTGTCCGGGTGACCGGGGCGACGCCGCAACGGGCCGGCTTCTGGTGGCTGCTCGGGCTGGATCAGACCCTGCACCACCTCACCCATTTCGCCTTCATCCTGGTCATGGCCGGTGCGAGCACAGCCTGA
- a CDS encoding chemotaxis protein CheB, whose protein sequence is MKRPILIAAPGAFERSGLRRILAEAFPAAELRDCATPTDLLQALEARFAGLVVVDEALLQVPGAAALLGRAMDRLDRRLIRLARDPATPGPPIGTWARDLPERLRSALAAQAGPGAAPARPPVSPPVISPPINSQLVTSQPAVSRTAAPDARAAPVTPDGLPGRQAARPRPGIAAVGPTASPRPLSPRCLLVASSTGGPGALGALLAATTGGGLPWIIAQHMPSHGTAAFAAHLADVTGRTVHEVSDRSSVAAGDILVLRGGQDFELLAEADGGLLLRPAAPADSPFHPNADGLMLSAAARGIPAAALVLSGMGEDGAVGAAALAAAGGPVFVQAPATCVVAGMPGAALARLPLAPQLDPAAPSLAFLRLCSHRP, encoded by the coding sequence GTGAAGCGGCCGATCCTGATCGCGGCGCCCGGGGCCTTCGAGCGCTCGGGCCTGCGCCGCATCCTTGCGGAGGCGTTTCCGGCGGCCGAGCTGCGGGACTGCGCCACGCCGACCGACCTGCTGCAGGCCCTGGAGGCCCGCTTTGCCGGGCTGGTCGTCGTTGACGAGGCGCTGCTGCAGGTGCCCGGGGCGGCGGCCCTGCTCGGTAGAGCGATGGACCGGCTGGACCGGCGGCTCATTCGTCTGGCCCGCGACCCGGCAACCCCCGGCCCGCCGATCGGCACCTGGGCGCGCGACCTTCCCGAACGGCTGCGGTCCGCGCTCGCCGCACAGGCCGGACCAGGGGCGGCCCCTGCCCGACCACCCGTCTCACCGCCAGTCATCTCACCGCCAATCAATTCACAGCTAGTCACCTCACAGCCTGCCGTCTCCCGGACCGCTGCGCCGGATGCGCGCGCGGCCCCCGTGACGCCCGACGGCCTGCCCGGCCGGCAGGCTGCGCGCCCCCGGCCGGGCATCGCGGCGGTCGGACCGACCGCATCGCCACGCCCCCTGTCGCCCCGCTGCCTGCTGGTGGCAAGCAGCACCGGCGGCCCCGGTGCGCTCGGCGCGCTTCTGGCCGCGACCACCGGCGGCGGCCTGCCCTGGATCATCGCCCAGCACATGCCGAGCCATGGCACCGCAGCCTTTGCCGCGCATCTGGCGGATGTCACCGGCCGGACCGTGCACGAGGTGTCGGACCGCAGCAGCGTCGCGGCCGGAGACATTCTCGTGCTGCGCGGCGGCCAGGACTTCGAGCTTCTGGCCGAGGCCGACGGCGGCCTGCTGCTGCGTCCGGCCGCTCCGGCGGACAGTCCGTTTCACCCCAATGCGGACGGGCTGATGCTGTCGGCAGCCGCACGCGGCATCCCGGCTGCGGCGCTGGTCCTGAGCGGCATGGGCGAGGACGGAGCCGTGGGCGCCGCCGCGCTGGCCGCCGCCGGAGGTCCGGTGTTCGTCCAGGCCCCCGCGACCTGTGTCGTGGCCGGCATGCCGGGCGCAGCCCTCGCGCGGCTGCCGCTGGCACCGCAGCTCGACCCGGCCGCGCCGTCACTGGCGTTTCTCAGGCTGTGCTCGCACCGGCCATGA